The Papaver somniferum cultivar HN1 chromosome 3, ASM357369v1, whole genome shotgun sequence genome includes a region encoding these proteins:
- the LOC113359497 gene encoding ribosomal L1 domain-containing protein CG13096-like: MATSSNSDYDYDYSSSSSDEYSKVPEVKISAAESRAKMDQSLKKAKEVINGMSLDQLKTACDRFSKRIAEDEIVAEYRGKRLQIQRRRLAAKEKLLSRPDGVASDSDAEEEEPVWEPREHKVKPHPLTREIEQLVEADLKAEREKEEYWDAMYSNPDEKEDFGEDSNSDSEEELEEDPMEDDDGDDESDESDD, encoded by the coding sequence ATGGCGACTTCCAgcaacagtgattatgattatgattattccTCTAGCTCTTCTGACGAGTATTCCAAGGTTCCAGAGGTGAAGATTTCTGCAGCAGAATCCCGTGCCAAGATGGACCAATCATTGAAGAAGGCTAAGGAAGTCATAAACGGCATGTCTCTTGATCAGCTGAAGACTGCCTGTGATAGATTCTCGAAGAGGATAGCCGAGGATGAGATAGTAGCTGAGTATCGGGGGAAGAGGCTTCAAATTCAGCGCAGACGGTTAGCCGCCAAGGAGAAGCTTctatctcgtcctgatggtgtagCTTCGGATTCagatgctgaagaagaagaacctgtaTGGGAGCCAAGGGAACACAAAGTTAAGCCACACCCTCTTACCAGGGAGATTGAACAATTAGTTGAGGCCGATCTTAAAGCTGAACGCGAAAAAGAAGAATACTGGGACGCAATGTACAGCAATCCTGATGAGAAAGAGGACTTTGGTGAAGATTCTAACAGTGATTCTGAGGAAGAGCTTGAAGAGGATCCTATGGAGGACGATGATGGTGATGACGAGTCCGACGAATCTGACGATTAG